From Pararhodobacter zhoushanensis, the proteins below share one genomic window:
- a CDS encoding DUF1007 family protein, translating into MRVGYQSAMHRNLSPFACVALLGLAPLRAVAHPHEFIDTTLTLRVDAGGALAAVGFVWAWDDFTSMLILADQGMDGDGDGVLGDDEIAALSDLYSHWPPEFDGHFYLHHANTPVALGGPQGVQAAYRDGQLIVSFERALVAPVAADSLTLQVYDPSYYSFYALTGAPVIEGRSDCRIATQAPDVEAAQQLYEQAMGSLTEADLMSGANEPQVGGAFADTVSITCAAQP; encoded by the coding sequence GTGCGCGTCGGCTACCAAAGCGCCATGCACCGGAACCTGTCCCCTTTTGCCTGTGTCGCGTTGTTGGGCCTTGCCCCGCTGCGCGCCGTGGCGCACCCGCACGAGTTCATCGACACCACGCTGACCCTGCGCGTCGACGCGGGCGGCGCTCTGGCGGCGGTGGGGTTTGTCTGGGCGTGGGACGATTTCACCTCGATGCTGATTCTCGCCGATCAGGGAATGGACGGCGATGGTGACGGGGTGCTCGGCGATGATGAGATCGCGGCGCTGAGCGACCTTTATTCCCACTGGCCACCCGAATTTGACGGTCATTTCTATCTGCATCACGCCAACACTCCGGTGGCGCTGGGCGGCCCGCAAGGGGTTCAGGCGGCGTATCGCGACGGGCAACTGATCGTGTCGTTCGAGCGGGCCTTGGTCGCGCCGGTGGCCGCCGACAGCCTGACGCTGCAGGTCTACGATCCCAGCTATTACAGCTTTTACGCCCTGACCGGCGCGCCGGTGATCGAGGGGCGCAGCGATTGTCGGATCGCCACGCAGGCGCCCGATGTCGAGGCGGCGCAGCAACTTTATGAGCAGGCGATGGGCAGTCTGACCGAAGCCGATCTGATGTCGGGTGCGAATGAACCGCAGGTCGGCGGCGCCTTTGCCGATACCGTGAGCATCACATGCGCCGCACAGCCCTGA
- a CDS encoding nickel/cobalt transporter, whose amino-acid sequence MRRTALIALIVVAVLAVVLVASGAPGWLAGRAIVWQREAQDALAGALRALRAGQPGAVTGFLALCFAHGFLHAVGPGHGKAVMAAYGAASGASLRWLALIAALSSLSQAAVAVLAVYAGVWLLGGARDRVEGLAAVIEPASFAVIGLLGLMLVWRGLRRLRAPVHDHHHHHDAQCGHSHGPDPQAVLAAQSWREAVVLIVGIALRPCTSALFLLILTWRLDLDAMGIIGAFVMGLGTMMVTLFAAVSSALMRRGIVLALPQGRGMGQALSVLELAIGAAVALLAGLALLRML is encoded by the coding sequence ATGCGCCGCACAGCCCTGATTGCCCTGATCGTTGTTGCGGTTCTGGCCGTGGTTCTGGTCGCTTCGGGCGCGCCCGGCTGGCTGGCCGGACGCGCGATCGTCTGGCAGCGCGAGGCACAGGATGCGCTGGCAGGGGCCTTGCGCGCGCTGCGCGCGGGCCAGCCGGGCGCGGTCACCGGCTTTCTGGCGCTGTGCTTTGCGCACGGGTTTCTGCACGCGGTCGGGCCGGGCCATGGCAAGGCGGTCATGGCGGCCTACGGCGCGGCCTCGGGCGCGTCGTTGCGCTGGCTGGCGCTGATCGCGGCGCTGTCGAGCCTTTCGCAAGCGGCGGTGGCGGTGTTGGCGGTCTACGCCGGGGTCTGGCTGCTGGGCGGCGCGCGTGACCGGGTCGAGGGGCTGGCAGCGGTCATCGAGCCTGCCTCTTTCGCGGTGATCGGCCTGCTGGGGCTGATGCTGGTCTGGCGCGGGCTGCGGCGGTTGCGCGCGCCGGTGCACGACCATCACCACCATCACGACGCGCAGTGCGGCCATTCCCATGGCCCCGACCCTCAGGCGGTGCTGGCCGCGCAAAGCTGGCGCGAGGCGGTGGTGCTGATCGTCGGCATCGCGCTCAGACCCTGCACCAGCGCGCTGTTCCTGCTGATCCTGACCTGGCGGCTGGATCTGGATGCGATGGGGATCATCGGCGCGTTCGTGATGGGGCTGGGCACGATGATGGTGACGCTGTTCGCCGCGGTGTCCTCGGCGCTGATGCGGCGCGGGATCGTGCTGGCGCTGCCGCAGGGGCGCGGGATGGGGCAGGCGCTGAGCGTCCTCGAACTGGCCATCGGCGCGGCAGTGGCGCTGCTGGCGGGACTGGCGCTGCTGCGGATGCTGTGA